From Melospiza melodia melodia isolate bMelMel2 chromosome 2, bMelMel2.pri, whole genome shotgun sequence:
ttataaataaaaaataaactattACAAACCAAATCTTTCCCCATACGGAGATGAAAAGCCATAACCTTGACTGATTGTTCCCGATCACACGTTATAAATAATGTAAGCTTCTCCAGAGAAGCAAAGCATCCTTGCCTCCCTGACACCACTTCACACCCTCAGTTAAACCACTTCCATCAAGAAGGCAATTGAGTTGGGCCCAGACATAACTTCTTGCTTACATGTTAACCTTCCAAACCTCACTCTTTCAAACCTAAGCACAGGAAACTAACTTCACAGGGAATCCTTTACCTTTTCTACACAAAGTCTGTATAAAATACAGATTTCTAACGCTCCTAACTGCACCAAACCTGATTCAAAGGTCACTGAAGTCCATGGAAGGCTTCAATGGGCTTTGAACTGGGACCACTGAGATGGCATTCCCCAAAGGAAAGCTCCGGCAAGTGTGGCTGGTATCTCTCTTTTTGCTTTTATGGGATGCAGTGGAGATGTGTAGTCAGCATGATACCTGagcaaataaaatgaaaatgataTAAACATTTTAAGAACCCCAAACTCTTTCCTTAGTTGTGTGCAAACTGTGCTATTgcccccagagctccctgctttCCTTCTCTTCAGTGCTTGCTCCACTCCAGGACAAGAAGATGTGACACACAAGAATCTCTCTTCACCGCAGCTCCCCCTCAGTCCCGGGACTGATAGAAGAGGATGTAACCAGACTCAGAGTTCTTTGAGATGTCTGATGTCAACCCGTAGAATTCTTCAATAGCTTGTGCATCAATTTTCTGCAtgtaaaaacacaaaaaaattgaagtaggaATGTCTTGCTTAATATACACATAAAATTAGGTTCCACTCTAAAAGTTATTGTAAAACCAAATTAACTTTCACATAATTACATAACACAATAAAATCCAAATAATTCTTTAATTTGTTatgtttcagcttttcctcagccATCAACTGCACAGAGGGTAGCAGCTATGTATGTTTTATATATAAATTCTTAAGTGTTGCTGTAAGTATTGCATTAAGTTCCTATGTATTGTAAACTAAAACCTATTTTATCTATATCATTATTTGCCTTGCCACAAAACAGTTTATTAAACAATGGTGAAAGACAGTGGTCCTGAACAAATGAGTTTCTTTTTAAAAACCTAAATGGAATGCAAAGCGTTGTACAGTCAAATTGTGCCgcacagctctgcacacacaaTTATTCCTCATTTAGACTGGGGCTGAAGCCTCTTTTCATCAGCACACCAGTCATTCTACTTCAAATAATCAGATCCACAAGAGAGGTGCATGTGCTCTGGTTGGGCTTACCTCAACAATATCATCATCAAAAAGCAACCAAAAATCATGACTCTTCACTATTGCAATATAATGTCCTCTGTTAGGGCCACTGTAAAACAAAATGGGGAAAGAACATAAACCATAACTTACATATATGTGGAGATGCATTccctttaattatttttcttgtaGAAAAGCAGCACTTAACAGTAATTAAAATGGCTACCACTACAATTTCTGTTTGGATGTGTcgtgttttttctttttactctCTACTTACATCATCCTCACAATAGTCTTACTTATTATGTTAAATAAAGTATTACAATTTCAAATAAGGAATGAGCAGCACAGGCACTGACAATATAAATGAAATCTCAAAAAGAGACAGAGAAGTGAAATCAATAAAGCATTCTGATATTTCATAGAGACAGAACAGATCCCAAACTATTTCTGATCTttagaaagaaaaagcctgtagaGCTGCTGCTCATCTCCAGTCTCTTCATCTGGTCCACTGTAAACAGAAACTGAATTAAATGGGCAGCTTAGGAGTCCCAAGAAGCTCAGCAATGAGAAGGGCTCCCAGTTAAAACCGTCACAATGCTCAGCCTCTTCAGTTATGGCAGACAAGAAATTTCTCCACGGCTGTGCCAGAAAAAACAACCCACCAGAACTGTAGGAGTGCCTTATTTGTCATCAGGTCTCAAGTAAGGAAACAGCACAATTTCTGAAACAGCTGAACCTTACAACTGAGAGTGCACAACCCAGCTGAAGCAGTTCTGGAACTGCCACAGTAACTGGCCAGCAGCACTCCCATGGCTTTGTGCCCAGGTCAGGGAGGGAAGGTGCCATCCTGAGGGAGATGTCTGTGCACCAGATCTCCACGAAAACAGCGTGGGCATCTCCTTCCTGCTCGTGGctccaagaatggagaagtcCCCAAGAAAGCAGAAATGGTCAGAATGGCCAGAAAGATTTTCCCCTGTAATCCAGAACAAGAGTGTCCCAGAAAACTATGGCACAAAGACTTTTTTTCCAAAATTGTCCAATTTGAGATCTATTTATCTTAAGTCTACTCTTCAGTCATTGTGAGAAGACTGAATAAGTGGAGCAAATTGTCCAAAGAGAAAGCGAAATTAGGATTCCTAGCTATGAAACTGTGATCAGTGCAACCTAATCTAATGTCAAAGTAACCCTGCTTTGAGTTTCAGTATTTAACCTTACAATACAAATTATTCTGCAATTCTAGGTGTCAAATCGTAATTTTCAAATTTTCAACTTGAGGCTTTTATCCACTCAATAAGCAGTTTGTAGAACAAGCTGGTTTTAAATGTTCTTGAAGCCACAAGAACATTTGTTGAATATAGCAAAATCAAATATAAATCTAACAGTCCTATTTTGAAAGCAGAGAAACAAAGTAATCAACAAAACTCATAATATGTGGATATATTTCAGAAAATGTTGCTCAAGCCTTAAGGAAAAAACCACACCCTAAAGGAAATGATTTATAAATTATTCTTTCTataatgctttccttcctaagaaAGCTGTTTTCCTTAGAAACTGTTTTTAAATATTATTGTATGATAAtgtgtggtttgtgtttttttttttaaacacagttaAGTTCATATAAAGATCTGTAATGTGAAATACAGTCACCATGTTTCACAATGATCTCTCAAAGACAAGGCCATAATTTCTGTCAGGACTGATAGCTTTTCCCCACaacacttttttttcctaaaaaagttAGTTACTTTTTAAGAGGTCTTTATTTGATTTATATGACACTAGGGGCTTTGTGTTGTTCTTTTAAGCACAGTTATGTTTATAAAAAAGTCCCTTGTTTATAGCAGAGTAATTACCTTCCACAATGAACTACCACAGCAACAAGGTCATACATTCTGTCAGGATTGGTGGCATCTCCTGAGGTGTTAAATAAACGAAGCTCTAAAGGAAAAACTACTCTATAAGAGAGTTTTGTGTATCGATGCAGCTGATCCATGTACTTAAATCTCTTCAAATGGAGAGCCAGAATCATAGGCAGCTTTTTTACTTTCATcctgaaaaaaaagagcaaagccAAAAAAACAGCAATATTTCCAATATTCATCCTAAACGTTCAGTCAGTAGCAAAAAACAAGAAACTTGTTCTACTGAAGTCTTTAAAAACCTTTTCAAGCATTAAAGGAAACCAAAACAATCCGATGTTTAAAAGTTTATTGTGTTGTTAAACTAAAGATTTTTAACTGAAAGAGAGAGAactgaaaatgtatttaaaacAGTAAGATATACTACATAAAAACAACTGTGATGAGCTCACATAGTATTTTAGACATATAGATCACACAGCATAGAATTCAACTTTTAAGTCAATCTACCCATAGCTTTTCGGAGTTCCAAAAGTAAAACCTTGATCCCACTTGATGTACAGGTGCAGGTATTGCAACAGAGCTATTTCAGAGGTCCTGTTGGAGCTGAATTTCCCAGTAAACCAGCCAAGTCAAACAAGCTCTTTAAAATAAGCTTTGTTACACCACTTTGTCACATAAGTATTACTCCCAAGTTTTCCTAGCCATTCATTTCCAAGCCATTCATTTAAAATTTCCAAGGGACACAAATAGCCCGCTGTTATGCACCTACCTCCTGCTATCCAAACAAGATAAGGCTGAGCTCTGGCACAAAAATTTGGTACAAATGTTGCAGCAATGTTTTACAGCAGTCAAAGCCAGAAAGTGACCTAGCTCTACTGAGGGCTCAATGGCCCCTTTCCCTAGCATGAGGTATTGATATCTCACATCAGTACCTACAAATCCTCCTCAGCCAACCACAGCTGGCCTGGCAGCATCACAGATTTCCAAATCTTTGGGCAATGAATCTGCCCATCCTAACAAAGCAACCAAACCAGAGCTCTCTGCTTCCTGGCACAGCCAAGTGCCTTGGACCAGCACAGCGCTGCCTTTTCAAACTTTCAGCCCCAAAAGGCAGCTCAAAAGTCTCTGCAATACAGCCCAGGTTTCAGACAGGTCTATTAAGGCCACACTTTCAGAATGTCAGGAAATTTGTAAAAGACAGCTGGTTTTCAAAAGATAGGGGACTGTGGACAAATTCCTTGGTAACTCACCTGCCCACAAGGGGACCAGCCAATGAAAACATCTGGAGCAGGGCAGAAAGATGACAGAAGCAACTATTTTTTAGGGTGAGTTATAGTTTGATTATATTATGGCTAcaatttctgctctcttttcaaaactaagtCCTCTCCTTACAATATAACTGTGTTTGGTAATTGGAGCTCTTTCAATGGTGAAGAAATTTGGTACACCATCTTTGCGAGCTGAGTAGTCCCCATCACAGCTAAACTGTTttatagaaaaggaagaaaagtatGACTGCAGTGAAACTGAACCTACACCCCACGTGAAACCCAAAACATAAGCAATCAAAGCTGTGTTTTGCCATGGAAGTGCCTACAGTACAGGTTTATGCCAACCCAATTTATGTTGGTCATGGCTCACATTACCTCCCACACAGAAAAAGAGCTCAGGCAACAGAACACAGGCCAGGCCTGGATCCACAACCTCTACCAGACACCAATTAGTAAGCTTAGGCAATGTGTGAAGGCAGACTTGCAGATGAGATATGCAAAATCTGTGTGTGCAAACCATGGTAAACCAAATAACCAGCAGCAGTGGCATAACCAGTAGAGCATGTCAGAGCTCCCAGTCCTTCAGCCAAGTACTTTTTCAGGTAATAAATAACCACACAGTACACAAATTGACAGGTTTTTCAAAGGTGTAAACAAGACTAGAACTATTAGGCAGACAGGAATTGGTTTTAAACAAACATAATGGTTTTCAGGCTTCCACCGAGCTTCGGATGATTTCCAGGAGCTCTGTCAAGCAATTTGGCACAAGTAATCAAACATGTTCAAGAAATCAGAAACTCAGTGAACAACAACAGTTACAAAAGTGCTACCAAAGTGAATCTTTCAGCAACtggagaaattatttcattttcaaaACAAAACTAAGTTTCAGAAGTCACATGCAATCAATGACTTCATCATTGCCAATTATTTTTTATTAGCCCCCGACAATTTGTTTTGACTTGGCTTTTTAACTTTTTCTGGTCTTAAGACTATTCATTTTCTTATTTGTAAAATAAATAATGATCAAAGGAGTCCCACAACACTTTACATGGATTCTCACTACTCATGGAAAGAGACACATTGAATTCTAGCGAGAGAAAGGAAGGCAAGTTACTTTTAAGTGGAAGAAGAGTAGAAAAACTAAGGGGAAAAGGGTGTTCTCTTCTttacacagacacacaaaagCAGTACCAGAGTATTTTCATTGAATGCATGGGTTATGTGTCTCCTTCCCCAACTGTGCTGTACCTTTTATGTGCCTCTTGCTTACTGCGACACTCTTCACAGTAATACTTGTATTCACTGCACAGAGTTTCTGTGTTGCTGAAACCCCTGAGTAAAAAAAACAAAGCTGTAAACATTAATTCTTTAATATGAAATATCCATATAAATGTACAATATCAACAAAACAATACACTTCAATCTACATAAGATAGAACTGGCAGCTTATTTCCTGCTTTCTGGGTAACAGGTAAGGGCAAATCataaaaatttggatttttgtgCCTACCTTAAACAGTGAGTGATTGAAGTATTCTGCTCCACATCAACTGAAAGGTCTAGGAAGTCTTCATCCTTGCTGCTTACCTGCATGAAAAGAAGATCCAACAGTACAGACTTAAGACAAATAATACTAATTTACCTCTGTTTTTCAGTACCACATTCTATTGACAGAATGTATCTTTTACCCTATAATacccttttaaaaaattttacaaGTAGTCTTTCTATTTCAGAGATTtctgtattttctcttttttttttcaggaagggTGAGGTGTGTATGAGTCTCTGGGTGTATGTAATGCCAGTTCTCTTTATGCTGTGACTTCAGATCAACAATATTAATGCCAAGTTTCTTCTACACCTCACATTTTTCAAAAAAACAGAATCACTGTGATTCTTCTGCTTAGTGCTCTCACTTCTGTTCTTCTCTGACTCCCTTGAACCAAAAGTTATATATTTGCATGTCACAGTGTACCCAATAAACAGCATGAATATTTTGGAGCCTATTCCAGGCTAGACTCATACTCCTAAAGGAGCAGCAGACACTAAATTTGGCAAATGAGAGCTTGGTCTGACACAGGCAGAATAGCAGCCAATTCTCACAAAAATGTAAGAGTAACAAGAAAGTAAAACAGAACATTCTAGAAGTAGAAAATAAATTCCACCACAAACCCTGACAAATGATGAAAAAATCCACAGCTGCCCTGAAAACCAACTATGCTATTGAAGTTTTAAAAACCAGTGATGTGCAACCTTAACTTTTGCCTGCTAGTGTGTCCTCTCTGTATCTAAATATTCTCAATGCCCCTCATGACAATGGTCTCTGCCTAGATACAGAagtaaatgcttttagaaaagaTACCTGGCTGCAATTTCTTGACTGAATGCAGGAAAAGTGAAATAGGTACAGGGAAATAATGTAAGTTGAATCTTTTAAACATATGAGATTTATGTTCCCTTTTCaactcagaagggggaaaaaaaaaagaggaagtggAAATTTGTTCTCTAATAATCAAGAGATGAGAAACACACAGCTCCTAAGGGCAGTGTacatggagaaaaaaagaaaaaggcagatggTCAAGACAACCATATCTGAGCATTAAGAGCACAGGGCAAATCCAAACACCCAGGAAATTAAGTTGAAAGCTTCTGTTAATACCTGTGAGAAGACTGGGCTCCCACTGTTCTGTCCCTAGTCTTTCCAAGAGTTAAGTGTGCATGTCAAAAAACACCACTAAGTCAGTACACATCATTTCTACTGCAATATTCAGATGCTCAAGTATAATGTTTATACTTTTAGAGAGATCACAGAGCACATATGGAAAACTTCCAGAATGtttaaagtgggaaaaaaaagccacCTGCACCTTCAGTGTGCTGTACATTTCCTGCATTCAGGGATGTGTTATGGTTTAGTTGTGTGGTCAATTCTTCAAAATATCCCCTTGCAAATCACTCTTGGAATTATTAGACCTGCATTTATAATACTAAGAACTCTGGTGGAAATCATTGTAACTGGGGATTAGGAatggctcagaaaaaaaaaaaaaaaaatcagttccagAAAATACTCTGCTGCTGCAGTCTTCAGCTAGGACAGCTGGAATTAGGGAGTCATGTGATCAGTGTTATTCAGACATGCAATTAGATAATTCTTCCTCTTTTGGTCTAATCAAAGAAAATTACGTGAAACAATACAGATTTCACAGGCAGCTCTATCCCACACAAAAGCTGTAAGGGCAATGGAGAGGAGGGAAAGGATGTGTTCTACTTGGTCAAAAAGAGATTGGTACTGAAAACAGAAGTTTGCAAAAGGACAATTTCCATTCTCTGTGATAATATGGCCTTAAAACACCTCACTCAGGTTAGACAGCCCACTGTGCACTTAGGATCATGAGGAACCATTAAAGGCTTCATTGCAAGAATAGCCAAGTGGAATGTTTTCCATTTAGGTTGGTGATTTATAAATTGTTATTCTTAATTTTTAAGATTCTTTGAGCCTTACTATTTGAACAGATTTTTTCTAACATGAACTCATacagttttaattaaaaaaaaattaaaagccacTCTGGAATCTTACAAGTTTCCCTCCCCCCACTTTTTGTAAAGGTTCTGTTTCAAATAAACATTACTATGCTTAGACTACAATCAGCAATGCTATATATTTCAATCATCTGTAGAATGAAAAAAATGATGGGCATGATCAGAAAAcctcagcacttgcaggatggAGCCCTGATGTATTCAAAAAGCTGTCTGAGTGGTCCTAACAGGAACATCTGAGTAATAGTGAGGACTTTGGATGCTCCAGAGCTCTGGCTGAAGGGGATGGTGTGCTGTTCCCACGTCAAGGACATCATCTGCACCCACACAGCTCAGATGCACTCTGATGACCAAAGCTGCACAGAACACAAAGCTCAGAAGGCTGAAACTCACAGAATCCATTATTTCCTACACTTGGGGATTTCACTGGCAATGTGAATCTGCTCACTGGCAAAAGAGCTCTTGCAGCTAGAGACCGCCGTGTGTGCTAAAACAGAAAGCAGTTTTAAAAGAAGCTGAAACAAAGTGTGTGACTTatcttggttaaaaaaaaaaaaaagagaaatgaaaatcgAGCAGAGCTAAAGGCTCTGTAGGACTCATATGAGAGAGAACACTGGGATTTTCCTTACTGCCTTCTCTCAGTCCAAAGCAGAACTGAGCCAAAGAATTCTATGCCTTGTAGAGTCATTTGAACCCAAGAGCAAGACCATCACCTGGAGACTGATATGGTGGTTTTGACAATTCCCTATATTTCTCTGCAGAAGTACTGGCCACATTTAGCTGTTCAAAATTTAATGAAGCCAATTATAATACTTTCTGATTTACTGTTATCCTTCCTTAAACTATGAGAGAAACCCGTAAAACCAATTAACTTCCAGATAGTTTCTATAAATTAGCCCTAAAATTTACATTCACTTCATCATTCTGCCTCTGTCAAGGAAGGATGAAAGCATTATAAAGAGAAACCAcattaaaaacatgaaaaaacaaCTTACAATCCTTTTGTAACATATTAATTTCATAAATTGGCTTAATTCACAACACAAATCTTTGTTAAAGAATCATATCTATGTTCCTTATACTCCACTGTCCGTACTTAAACCGAGGATGCATCTTTAGATAGTTCAGTTTTTATCTTTAAGATGGGCTAATGAAACAGTGCATCTGGAAGGAAGCTCTTTTCCACAACCAGGATAACCAAAATCAGAATAAAATTTTGCTCATTTTACGAACACTGAGGAGGTTTGTCCTATTAGAAGATAATGACTGTCACTTTCAGCAAAGATAGTGACAgtcattataaatataaatatatgcttTGTATTTAAATATGCAATAATTTtccaatttaaattaaaaatatactagGGCTATCGTCTTGTCCTTAAGAAGCAGAAATTCATCCACTATTGCTTGTAATCTTGTATATGAGCTATTTCCAAGTACTCCTAACATTTTAGCTTATATTTCTAAATACAGAAAGAATCTAAATGCCAACAGCTCCTAATAAGCATCAAAACAATCATATATactcattatttttaaaaataagacaCTATTCACAGTAATATTGCCCATTTAATATGTCCAAGTGTGTTTCTAAGTGCTCATTTCCAGGTCACTGTGTTTTGGACACAAGCTGACATACTAAAAATACATAACCTGATCAAATAGTTTCCAGATTACTTTGATTATCATCTTGTTCAGCAATAGCTGAATATTTCTATTAGCTACagctaatagaaaaaaaaaaaacctacgcAGTGTTCGTAGAATTCTCAAAATTGTGACAGACCTGTTAACTAATAAAATATCAGTGCTTTATCAGTGCAAAGAGCATATCAGTGCTTTAAAATTGCATTAAGGACGGTACCTAGATCAAAATCCTGACAGCAGTAATTCATAATGCCACAGTGAGGAAAGGTAATGATGCCAGTTGTGTCAAAAGACTCAGGCTAAACTCatgtttcaaggaaaaaaaaaaaaaagaacagctcAAGAACTAGAAGAGAAACAATTGACAGTTGCCAAGAAATACTGATTAGGGAGGGGAAATCTGCTAGAAAAAAATATGGTAGCATGGAATGAGCACCTAAATTACTCATAGTCTGCAGTTACATTATACATGACATTATCAATCTCTTTTCTTTGAAATAAAAGAGATGGGTATTTCTAGAAGACTGAGAAAATTACATGAGAAATATACAGATTTGATGAATTCCTGCCTTCCAACGTCATGCTGACATATCTGCATTACCTAATTAAGTTAAAGAAAATTGGCATGAAGCTATacaaaaaccacagccatttAGCTTTTTACAATCTCTAAGGAACAGACCgtgacagaattactgtaatttttcaATTGTGCTGCTTTTACTCTTTCTCAAGCTGGTAAAATCCAATTTTTATGAAATACATTTTTTCTCTTATTGTAGAACCTCTCAAAAATATTTTAGTATAGCATACTCAGAGAAAGAGTTTATTTCTCAGCATGTAGTATTAGAAGAATTCCTGTGGACAGACATTTAGGGAAGGATTACTTTTCATGAACATGAAGGTATATTTTTTGAGAATCCCAGTCTACTATCAAAGTGCCAAAAGCCAACCATTAGTATCTTGATTTCAACAGCTTTAAATTTAAAAACCAGGAATCCATGGAAACTGATTCATAATACTTAATTATGAGATGCATCGGTAAGCACAACACTAAGTTATTTAGACATTAAATTTGAGAAGGACCTCACACCCTTAAATCACAGAGTTTACTTTGTTTAAGAGTACACCACTTTAGAATTTTCTGATCTAAATTTTGAAGGTGATTATGATCACACCGACAAAAAATCCAACTGGGCATTTTCCTAATATTGACCAAATGTCTCTTCCTACAATTCATGCATCGGCTGCGGGAATGTTCTTACCAACAAAGAAAAACCACAAATATTCACACAAACATAAAGATCACTGAAGAAAGGAACTAATATCTTGTTCTGCTGGGAGAAATGAACCGTGAAGCACGCAGCTCTGAAGGCGGCATGTTGGTGTTTACAAAGCCCATGAGAACTTACAGTTTCACAGGTAAGACACCTGGTTTCGTTAGTCAAGGTTCCCTGGAAGATCTCGTGCACCCAGgtggggtctggggggctgctgctCTCACTGTCCACGGTGCCATTGGGCAGGCGCCCGTTCTGCTTCTCCTGCTTCCTCTCCTCCTGCAAGATGTCCGCGATGGTGTTCAAAAGGTAGTTCAGGAACTCGTGTGCATCCTGCTGCATGTAGTTATCAAACAGTTCTGCGAGATAAAACACAAGGCTTACTAAATGATCAGTTAGTGCTGCGCTACAGAAAGGTTTTTAACAGAGTCCGATTTCAAAACCAGTCAAGATTTCACATCTTGAATCATTCACGGCAA
This genomic window contains:
- the USP12 gene encoding ubiquitin carboxyl-terminal hydrolase 12; amino-acid sequence: MEILMTVSKIASICTMGANASALEKEIGPEQFPVNEHYFGLVNFGNTCYCNSVLQALYFCRPFRDKVLAYKSQPRKKENLLTCLADLFHSIATQKKKVGVIPPKKFITRLRKENELFDNYMQQDAHEFLNYLLNTIADILQEERKQEKQNGRLPNGTVDSESSSPPDPTWVHEIFQGTLTNETRCLTCETVSSKDEDFLDLSVDVEQNTSITHCLRGFSNTETLCSEYKYYCEECRSKQEAHKRMKVKKLPMILALHLKRFKYMDQLHRYTKLSYRVVFPLELRLFNTSGDATNPDRMYDLVAVVVHCGSGPNRGHYIAIVKSHDFWLLFDDDIVEKIDAQAIEEFYGLTSDISKNSESGYILFYQSRD